The Alphaproteobacteria bacterium genome contains a region encoding:
- a CDS encoding type I secretion C-terminal target domain-containing protein — protein sequence MSGFLDQATMFPPGIQGVDHAPIQRRPGPLALSNAAIGAIAGAIAGAVLGGYSGFTAAESNGASLTDAGLAAAMGGFAGALAGGLGGFAYGASPSPTTAGLALTGLSIASQLGHDIGKSFGQPDPDPAPTNCFPAGTPILLSDSSTKPIEKIAVGDIVSAFNKLDGFTPARVTRLYRNVTDSWIELSFEANDQPPLIVTPGHRFLTADGCFETIERLLEQGSGRATVVLADGSLASVRGKVIAFCEESKNFFEQATILDREYSGTLALAPQERRGWATYNFEVEDLHTYVAGGVRVHNDSDGSTLVNDPDQNANNSNDNNNGDNGNNNGDNGNTGDNGNTGDNGNTGDNGDSGNTGGDSTGGDGTGGDGSGGDGSGAGGDGGGGSGDAGGGGDGGGGGGDGGGGGGDPVVLDLDGNGIELIRRNYSTVTFDLDHDGYRERTAWVGPHDGILVIDLAADGSAGPDGVIDQDREMVFTRWASGTTSDMAALRAVFDTNHNGKLDAGDARFSEFRVWQDANQNGRTDPGELKTLAELGIESIDLVPHGTPVDLGDGGTRVNGFSSFTRTDGTHGLAGDLTIGYDADGFQTTATADGFRVDWQDGREQRYFVAQDVNAPVTLDLATGNYFGASGSNANDTFLGANGHGNIVRAALGDDYVVGGDQTDILTGDGGNDSLHGGAGIDLLIGGTGNDILDGGGGADVLVGGAGADTFILTGASVADAHSGAGFDHIVDYDGSSGAFDAAEGDRIDLAQILQDPYGSGQPVGALVRAVQAGDGALLQVDTDGSANGESWLTIARLDGVRFGDTVTVDLTGSASGGQSISVMPPITSDFSSDHSSDILWRTDAGALAIWDLAGTRIAGTGNFQIGATVINAEGPNWHILGTGDFDGDGHADILWASDQGYAAVWELDGNQIKLQDCLRSGGNPVTRPDASWHIAASNDFDGDGKGDVLWRTDSGALAIWELDGTQLKFADYVNNGAEAIPAPGAGLAYRRHRRLRRRRQGRHPVAHRQRHARDVGDGRHAHQVHRVCEQRYGSDPRAGRELAHRRHGGFRRRRQERHPVAHRFRNARGLGDGRHADQVHGLREQRHRRGRRAGCGLACRAARRL from the coding sequence ATGTCGGGCTTCCTCGACCAAGCGACCATGTTCCCGCCTGGCATTCAGGGAGTAGATCACGCACCAATCCAACGCCGTCCGGGACCTTTGGCTCTCAGCAACGCGGCGATCGGGGCCATTGCGGGCGCGATCGCGGGTGCGGTTCTCGGCGGGTACTCTGGCTTTACCGCGGCCGAGAGCAATGGCGCCAGCCTCACGGACGCTGGTCTTGCGGCCGCTATGGGAGGTTTCGCTGGTGCCTTGGCAGGCGGCCTTGGGGGGTTTGCTTACGGAGCTAGCCCCAGCCCCACGACAGCCGGTTTAGCTTTGACTGGTCTCTCAATTGCCAGTCAGCTGGGCCATGACATAGGAAAAAGTTTCGGCCAACCGGACCCGGATCCGGCTCCTACGAACTGCTTTCCCGCTGGCACGCCTATTCTGCTTTCGGACAGCAGTACCAAGCCGATCGAAAAAATAGCAGTCGGCGATATTGTATCTGCCTTTAACAAACTTGACGGTTTCACTCCGGCCCGCGTCACTCGGTTATATCGGAATGTTACCGACAGCTGGATCGAATTGTCCTTCGAGGCAAACGACCAACCGCCGCTGATCGTCACGCCGGGCCATCGATTCCTGACCGCCGACGGCTGCTTCGAAACCATCGAGCGGCTGCTGGAGCAGGGGTCAGGCCGCGCGACGGTCGTGCTCGCCGACGGCTCGCTCGCGTCGGTGCGCGGAAAGGTCATCGCGTTCTGCGAAGAGAGCAAAAATTTTTTCGAGCAAGCTACAATCTTGGATCGAGAATACTCGGGCACTCTCGCACTTGCCCCACAGGAACGGCGCGGCTGGGCAACCTACAACTTCGAGGTCGAGGACTTGCATACCTATGTGGCGGGCGGCGTGCGCGTCCACAACGACAGCGACGGGTCGACGCTCGTCAACGATCCCGATCAGAACGCCAACAATAGCAACGACAACAATAACGGCGATAATGGCAATAATAACGGAGACAACGGCAACACCGGAGATAACGGCAACACCGGAGATAATGGCAACACCGGAGACAACGGCGACAGCGGAAACACTGGTGGCGACAGCACCGGCGGCGATGGTACAGGCGGCGATGGCTCCGGAGGCGACGGTAGTGGCGCAGGCGGAGATGGCGGTGGTGGAAGTGGCGATGCCGGTGGCGGCGGCGACGGCGGCGGTGGTGGCGGAGATGGCGGCGGGGGCGGCGGCGATCCGGTCGTCCTCGATCTCGACGGCAACGGCATCGAGCTGATCCGCCGGAATTATTCCACCGTCACGTTCGACCTCGACCACGACGGCTATCGCGAGCGCACCGCCTGGGTCGGGCCGCACGACGGCATCCTGGTGATCGACCTCGCCGCCGACGGCTCGGCCGGGCCGGACGGCGTGATCGACCAGGACCGCGAGATGGTGTTCACGCGCTGGGCATCGGGGACGACCTCCGACATGGCGGCGCTGCGCGCGGTGTTCGACACCAACCACAACGGCAAGCTCGATGCCGGCGACGCGCGCTTTTCCGAGTTCCGCGTCTGGCAGGACGCGAACCAGAACGGCCGCACCGATCCCGGCGAGCTCAAGACTCTCGCCGAGCTCGGCATCGAGTCGATCGACCTCGTGCCGCACGGCACGCCGGTCGACCTCGGCGACGGCGGCACGCGGGTCAACGGCTTCTCGTCGTTCACCCGCACGGACGGGACGCACGGCCTCGCCGGCGATCTGACCATCGGCTACGACGCCGACGGTTTCCAAACCACGGCGACCGCCGACGGCTTCAGGGTCGACTGGCAGGACGGCCGGGAACAACGCTATTTCGTCGCCCAGGACGTGAACGCGCCGGTGACTCTCGACCTTGCCACGGGCAATTATTTCGGTGCATCGGGCAGCAATGCCAACGACACGTTCCTCGGCGCGAATGGGCACGGCAACATTGTGAGGGCCGCCCTCGGCGACGACTATGTCGTCGGCGGCGACCAGACCGATATCCTGACCGGCGATGGCGGCAATGACTCTCTGCATGGCGGAGCCGGCATCGATCTGCTGATCGGCGGCACCGGCAACGACATCCTCGACGGCGGCGGCGGCGCGGACGTGCTGGTCGGCGGCGCGGGGGCCGACACCTTCATTCTCACCGGCGCTTCGGTCGCCGATGCCCACAGCGGCGCCGGCTTCGACCATATCGTGGATTACGACGGCAGCTCCGGCGCCTTCGATGCCGCGGAGGGCGACCGCATCGACCTTGCCCAGATCCTGCAAGACCCCTACGGCAGCGGCCAGCCGGTGGGCGCGCTGGTGCGCGCGGTGCAGGCCGGCGACGGCGCGCTGCTCCAGGTCGACACCGACGGCAGCGCGAACGGCGAGAGCTGGCTGACCATCGCGCGCCTCGACGGCGTGCGCTTCGGCGACACCGTGACGGTCGACCTCACGGGCTCAGCGTCCGGCGGCCAAAGCATTTCGGTGATGCCGCCGATCACGAGCGATTTTTCCAGCGATCACTCGAGCGACATCCTCTGGCGCACGGATGCCGGCGCGCTGGCGATCTGGGACCTCGCCGGCACGCGGATCGCCGGCACCGGCAATTTCCAGATCGGCGCGACCGTCATCAACGCCGAGGGACCCAATTGGCACATCCTGGGCACCGGCGACTTCGACGGCGACGGCCATGCGGACATCCTGTGGGCGTCGGATCAGGGCTACGCGGCGGTGTGGGAACTGGACGGCAACCAGATCAAGCTGCAGGATTGCCTGCGCAGTGGTGGGAACCCGGTCACGCGGCCGGACGCAAGCTGGCACATCGCCGCCTCGAACGATTTCGACGGCGACGGCAAGGGCGACGTGCTGTGGCGCACGGATTCAGGCGCGCTCGCGATCTGGGAGCTCGACGGCACGCAGCTCAAGTTCGCGGACTATGTGAACAACGGTGCGGAGGCGATCCCCGCGCCGGGCGCCGGATTGGCATATCGCCGGCACCGACGACTTCGACGGCGACGGCAGGGCCGACATCCTGTGGCGCACCGACAACGGCACGCTCGCGATGTGGGAGATGGACGGCACGCACATCAAGTCCACAGGGTATGTGAACAACGGTACGGAAGCGATCCCCGCGCCGGGCGCGAACTGGCACATCGCCGGCACGGCGGATTTCGACGGCGACGGCAAGAACGACATCCTGTGGCGCACCGATTCAGGAACGCTCGCGGTCTGGGAGATGGACGGCACGCGGATCAAGTCCACGGGCTACGTGAACAACGGCACCGACGCGGTCGGCGCGCCGGGTGCGGACTGGCATGTCGAGCGGCTCGGCGACTATGA
- a CDS encoding ATP-dependent Clp protease proteolytic subunit: MQSDTSLPGTVYTTFAGPIDQQSLPRIFHNFAAATQRGVKVLHLLFQSTGGLIGDGISLYNYLRTVPLDLHIYNTGSVHSIAVLGYLAGKHRYISATGSFMIHKVYFPTHPAGDASRFKAVADALVADDARIEAILRAHTNIPAEKWALYQNQDVIFDAQQAVQCGIAHSIQEFQVPPGNQLFHI; this comes from the coding sequence ATGCAGTCCGACACTTCGTTGCCAGGTACGGTCTACACAACCTTTGCCGGGCCGATCGACCAGCAATCGCTGCCCCGGATCTTCCATAATTTTGCTGCTGCAACGCAACGCGGCGTGAAAGTCCTTCATCTCTTGTTCCAATCAACCGGTGGCCTGATCGGAGACGGAATCAGCCTTTACAATTACCTCCGCACGGTTCCGCTCGACCTGCACATTTACAACACGGGATCGGTGCACTCTATTGCTGTTCTAGGCTATTTGGCGGGAAAACACCGATATATTAGTGCCACTGGCAGCTTCATGATTCACAAAGTTTATTTTCCAACCCACCCCGCCGGCGATGCGTCAAGGTTTAAAGCGGTGGCGGATGCCTTGGTTGCAGATGACGCGAGGATCGAAGCGATTTTGAGGGCACATACCAATATCCCTGCGGAAAAATGGGCACTTTATCAAAATCAGGATGTGATCTTTGACGCCCAACAGGCCGTTCAATGCGGGATCGCGCACAGCATCCAAGAATTTCAAGTGCCTCCTGGAAATCAGTTATTTCATATCTGA
- a CDS encoding DciA family protein, with translation MSQIVAKTIEEAFARQGFASTGIVTHWAEIVGPEIADHCEPMRMIWPRAVHEDAAEPATLVLRVEGPVALEIQHLSGVILEKVNRFFGWRAVARLQIRQAPLKRQVKKAALPAPDPAEVARLAADMRDIGDDGLRDALARLGASVKRS, from the coding sequence TTGAGCCAGATCGTCGCGAAGACGATCGAGGAGGCGTTCGCCCGCCAGGGCTTCGCCTCGACCGGCATCGTGACCCATTGGGCCGAGATCGTCGGGCCTGAGATCGCCGACCATTGCGAACCGATGCGCATGATCTGGCCGCGCGCGGTGCACGAGGACGCTGCGGAGCCCGCGACCCTGGTGCTCCGCGTCGAGGGGCCGGTGGCGCTGGAAATCCAGCACCTCTCCGGCGTGATCCTGGAGAAGGTGAACCGCTTCTTCGGCTGGCGCGCGGTCGCGCGCCTCCAGATCCGCCAGGCACCGCTGAAGCGGCAGGTGAAGAAGGCCGCCCTCCCCGCCCCCGACCCGGCCGAGGTCGCGCGCCTCGCCGCGGACATGCGGGATATCGGGGACGACGGGTTGCGCGACGCGCTGGCGAGGTTGGGTGCGTCGGTGAAGCGGAGCTAG
- the mutY gene encoding A/G-specific adenine glycosylase: MSLAAKARRKKVTPLPNPPPQGGREHTEFAAPASPNAADLLAWYDRHRRVLPWRARQGERAEAYRVWLSEIMLQQTTVKAVAPYYARFLARFPTVAALAGASLEDVLKLWAGLGYYARARNLHACAKAVVEEHGGEFPGTEEGLRMLPGIGAYTAAAIAAIAFDQPASPVDGNIERVVARLFAVEDALPAAKPRIRALAASLTPSRRAGDFAQAMMDLGATICTPKSPACVLCPWTGACVARARGDQETFPRKAEKKTGALRRGAAFVVVRADGFLLTRTRPEKGLLGGMTEVPVSEWTRDFDEVTALEHAPLKAGWRRVPGVVTHTFTHFPLELTIYRAGVPAARKAAQGMHWTPLAGLAGEALPNVMRKVIAHALGSGALKPS; this comes from the coding sequence ATGAGCCTAGCAGCGAAAGCACGGCGCAAGAAGGTTACCCCCCTCCCTAACCCTCCCCCTCAAGGGGGGAGGGAACACACCGAGTTCGCTGCACCTGCATCGCCGAATGCGGCCGACTTGCTCGCCTGGTACGACCGCCACCGCCGCGTGCTGCCGTGGCGGGCGAGACAAGGCGAACGCGCGGAGGCGTATCGCGTCTGGCTCTCCGAAATCATGCTGCAGCAAACCACCGTGAAGGCGGTCGCGCCCTACTATGCGCGCTTTCTCGCGCGCTTTCCGACGGTCGCGGCGCTGGCCGGGGCGTCGCTCGAGGATGTGCTGAAGCTCTGGGCAGGGCTTGGCTATTACGCGCGCGCCCGCAACCTGCATGCCTGCGCGAAAGCCGTGGTGGAAGAGCACGGCGGCGAATTCCCCGGCACCGAGGAGGGGCTCCGTATGCTGCCCGGCATCGGCGCCTACACGGCCGCGGCGATTGCGGCGATCGCCTTCGACCAGCCCGCGAGCCCGGTGGACGGAAACATCGAGCGCGTCGTCGCGCGTCTGTTCGCCGTCGAAGATGCATTGCCGGCCGCCAAGCCGCGCATACGCGCGCTCGCGGCCAGCCTCACGCCGTCGCGCCGGGCAGGCGACTTCGCGCAAGCCATGATGGATCTCGGCGCCACCATCTGCACGCCGAAGTCTCCGGCCTGTGTGCTGTGCCCATGGACCGGCGCATGCGTGGCGCGCGCGCGCGGCGATCAGGAGACCTTTCCGCGCAAGGCGGAGAAGAAAACCGGCGCGCTGCGTCGCGGTGCGGCGTTCGTTGTGGTGCGTGCCGATGGATTCCTGCTGACTCGAACGCGGCCCGAGAAGGGTCTGCTCGGCGGCATGACCGAAGTGCCGGTAAGCGAATGGACGCGCGATTTCGACGAGGTGACGGCACTGGAGCATGCGCCGCTCAAGGCCGGATGGCGCCGCGTGCCGGGCGTGGTCACTCACACCTTCACGCACTTCCCGCTCGAACTGACGATTTATCGGGCGGGTGTCCCGGCCGCCCGCAAGGCTGCGCAGGGAATGCATTGGACGCCGCTCGCGGGACTTGCGGGCGAAGCGTTGCCGAATGTGATGCGCAAGGTCATCGCCCATGCGCTCGGAAGCGGCGCTCTCAAACCCTCGTGA
- a CDS encoding aminotransferase class V-fold PLP-dependent enzyme, with amino-acid sequence MAVERVMLTSQRALFDIPADVAYLNAAGWSPLPRATQQAAQAAVLRKGQPWKLAPDFHTTQHERARAAAAALIGADPNDVALVSSVGYGVAIAGKVLPIARGSRLLVLENDHTSPVLEWVSRSGAQGFIVETVVQPADGDWTAAVLAAIEKPGALPLALASISSVHWSDGGMLDMQTIRDALRKQGAALLLDATHSVGVIATDVKTLDPDFLIFPTYKWVLGPYGRAFVYVAKRHQDGVPLEQTSFGRRDVKAENPVYFADTRYLPDARRYDMGERDHFISMEMAAIGMEMMAQWGAEAVVQRLAALTRRIADGLNGTNAVQVLDEKVRAPHILSLGFAGGMPGDLIPKLAGEQIHVAARLGRMRISPHVYNDEADVDRLVAAIKTAMA; translated from the coding sequence GTGGCGGTAGAGCGCGTCATGCTCACCTCACAGCGCGCTCTGTTCGATATCCCGGCCGACGTGGCCTATCTCAATGCGGCGGGCTGGAGCCCGCTGCCGCGCGCCACGCAACAGGCCGCGCAAGCGGCCGTCTTGCGCAAGGGCCAGCCCTGGAAGCTCGCCCCCGACTTCCACACGACGCAGCACGAGCGCGCGCGTGCCGCGGCCGCCGCTCTGATCGGCGCCGATCCGAATGACGTCGCGCTGGTGTCGTCGGTGGGCTACGGCGTCGCGATCGCCGGCAAGGTACTGCCGATCGCGCGCGGCTCACGCCTGCTGGTGCTGGAGAACGACCACACCTCGCCGGTGCTCGAATGGGTGAGCCGCTCCGGCGCGCAGGGGTTCATCGTCGAGACGGTCGTGCAGCCTGCGGACGGCGACTGGACCGCGGCAGTGCTCGCGGCGATCGAGAAGCCAGGCGCGCTGCCGCTCGCGCTCGCGTCGATTTCCTCGGTGCATTGGTCGGACGGCGGCATGCTCGACATGCAGACGATCCGCGATGCCTTGCGCAAGCAGGGCGCGGCGTTGCTGCTCGATGCCACGCATAGCGTCGGCGTGATCGCGACCGACGTGAAGACGCTCGATCCGGATTTCCTGATCTTCCCGACCTACAAATGGGTGCTCGGCCCCTACGGCCGCGCGTTCGTGTACGTGGCGAAACGCCATCAGGACGGCGTGCCGCTCGAACAGACCTCGTTCGGCCGGCGCGACGTGAAGGCCGAGAACCCGGTCTACTTCGCCGATACGCGCTATCTCCCCGATGCACGGCGCTACGACATGGGCGAGCGCGACCACTTCATCTCCATGGAGATGGCCGCGATCGGCATGGAGATGATGGCGCAGTGGGGCGCCGAAGCTGTGGTGCAGCGGCTTGCGGCGCTGACGCGGCGCATCGCGGATGGCCTCAATGGCACGAACGCCGTGCAAGTGCTCGATGAGAAGGTGCGCGCGCCGCACATCCTGAGCCTCGGCTTTGCGGGCGGCATGCCTGGCGACCTGATTCCGAAGCTCGCCGGCGAGCAGATCCATGTCGCGGCGCGGCTTGGGCGCATGCGCATTTCGCCGCACGTCTATAACGACGAGGCCGACGTCGATCGGCTCGTCGCGGCGATAAAGACGGCGATGGCTTGA
- a CDS encoding tripartite tricarboxylate transporter substrate binding protein, translated as MLSRRSLIAASGALLTHSAFAQDYPARPVRIIVPYPPGGATDVLARLLAPRIDQELKQSFVIDNRGGGASQVGTQAIAAAPPDGYTIGLIDSAFTINPGLFAGKLPYDTLRDFAAVSLVATTPLVLVVHPSVGVKTLQEVVALAKQKPGSISFALPGLGTPVHLAFEQLRQVAGVDVVAVPYRGAGPSIADFIAGQVPATFATIPSILEHVRGGRARALGILGERSPLLPDVPTMTEAGLPGIDAGLMFGIVVPVATPTMNVNRLSEAAAVTVRTEPLRGRLEELGYVAIGSTPAEFRARIAADIAKWSRIIETGNIRPN; from the coding sequence ATGTTGTCGCGCCGCTCCCTGATTGCGGCATCCGGCGCGCTGCTGACCCATTCGGCCTTCGCGCAGGACTATCCGGCACGGCCGGTGCGCATCATCGTTCCCTATCCGCCGGGCGGCGCGACCGACGTGCTGGCACGGCTGCTGGCGCCGCGCATCGACCAGGAACTGAAGCAGAGCTTCGTCATCGACAATCGCGGCGGGGGCGCGAGCCAGGTCGGCACACAGGCGATCGCGGCCGCGCCACCCGACGGCTATACCATCGGGCTGATCGACTCGGCGTTCACCATCAATCCCGGGCTGTTCGCCGGCAAGCTTCCCTACGACACGCTGAGGGATTTCGCCGCCGTATCACTGGTCGCGACCACGCCGCTGGTGCTGGTGGTGCACCCCTCCGTCGGCGTGAAGACCTTGCAGGAGGTGGTGGCGCTCGCAAAGCAGAAGCCCGGCAGCATCTCGTTCGCATTGCCGGGCCTCGGTACGCCGGTGCATCTCGCCTTCGAACAGCTGCGCCAGGTCGCGGGCGTCGATGTTGTGGCGGTGCCCTACCGGGGCGCGGGCCCCTCGATCGCCGATTTTATCGCCGGGCAGGTGCCGGCGACATTTGCGACCATCCCGTCGATCCTCGAACATGTGCGCGGTGGCCGTGCCCGCGCGCTCGGGATTCTCGGCGAGCGCTCTCCGCTGCTCCCCGATGTGCCAACCATGACGGAAGCCGGCCTTCCCGGCATCGATGCGGGGCTGATGTTCGGCATTGTGGTGCCGGTGGCGACGCCCACCATGAACGTGAACCGGTTGAGCGAAGCCGCGGCCGTGACTGTGCGGACCGAGCCGCTGCGCGGGCGGCTCGAAGAGCTCGGCTATGTGGCGATCGGCTCGACCCCGGCCGAGTTCCGCGCCCGCATCGCTGCCGACATCGCCAAATGGTCCCGCATCATCGAGACGGGTAATATCAGGCCCAATTAG
- a CDS encoding YciI family protein has product MQYLLMIYGNEAGMAAAPAEGVQKMNAAYLAYTEAMNKAGVVRGGNRLRPTTEATTVRVKDGKSQVLDGPYADTKEQLAGFFLIDVPDLDEALSWAAKCPGAATGTMEVRPVWQMSA; this is encoded by the coding sequence ATGCAGTACCTCTTGATGATCTACGGCAACGAGGCCGGCATGGCGGCCGCGCCCGCCGAAGGCGTGCAGAAGATGAACGCCGCCTACCTCGCTTACACCGAGGCGATGAACAAGGCGGGCGTTGTTCGCGGCGGCAACCGGCTGCGCCCAACGACCGAGGCCACCACGGTGCGCGTGAAGGACGGCAAGAGCCAGGTGCTCGATGGTCCCTACGCGGACACCAAGGAGCAACTCGCCGGATTTTTCCTGATTGATGTGCCCGACCTCGATGAGGCGCTATCGTGGGCGGCGAAATGCCCCGGCGCCGCGACCGGCACCATGGAAGTGCGGCCGGTCTGGCAGATGTCGGCATGA
- a CDS encoding DUF6596 domain-containing protein, with the protein MQDAARDAAEDVARRSYGKLIAYLSARTRDVAAAEDALAEAFAAALADWPAKGIPQSPEAWLLAVARRKAIDVARRRRTGEQQAGHLQMIHDELEAAAGSASEIPDQRLALMFACAHPAIDAAIRAPLILQTVLGFDAATIASAFLVAPATMGQRLSRAKTKIREAGIPFRVPERAELPERLEAVLAAIYAAFAEGWTDPAGTDARRRNLAEEGIWLGRLVVSLMPDEPEALGLLALMLFADARRAARRDANGDYVPLAEQDTRAWDTALIDEAEALLRRASKMNMVGRYQLEAAVQSAHVVRRLTGAADWAAIEKLYDALFALTGSPVVAINRAAAVGETEGPAAGLAQLDALADDARLADYQPYWAVRATLLARTGDAAAAASAYERAIGLESDPAVRRFLQARRASLGH; encoded by the coding sequence ATGCAGGATGCAGCGCGCGATGCCGCCGAGGACGTCGCGCGCCGCAGCTACGGCAAGCTCATCGCCTATCTTTCGGCGCGCACGCGCGATGTTGCGGCGGCCGAGGATGCGCTCGCCGAGGCCTTTGCGGCAGCGCTCGCCGACTGGCCCGCGAAGGGCATCCCGCAAAGTCCGGAGGCGTGGCTGCTCGCGGTCGCACGCCGCAAGGCGATCGACGTCGCGCGGCGCCGGCGCACCGGCGAGCAGCAGGCCGGGCATCTTCAAATGATCCATGACGAACTCGAAGCGGCTGCGGGAAGCGCCTCCGAGATTCCGGACCAGCGTCTCGCGCTGATGTTTGCCTGCGCACATCCGGCGATCGATGCCGCCATCCGCGCGCCGTTGATCCTGCAGACGGTGCTTGGTTTCGATGCCGCGACCATTGCGTCGGCGTTTCTGGTCGCGCCCGCCACGATGGGGCAGCGGCTGTCGCGTGCGAAGACCAAAATCAGGGAGGCCGGCATCCCGTTTCGCGTGCCCGAGCGCGCCGAGTTGCCGGAGCGGCTCGAAGCGGTACTCGCGGCGATCTATGCGGCTTTCGCCGAAGGCTGGACCGATCCGGCTGGCACGGACGCGCGGCGCCGCAATCTCGCCGAGGAAGGGATCTGGCTGGGCCGGCTCGTCGTCTCGCTGATGCCGGACGAACCTGAAGCGCTCGGGCTGCTCGCGCTGATGCTGTTCGCCGATGCGCGCCGCGCCGCACGGCGTGACGCGAATGGCGACTACGTGCCGCTTGCCGAGCAGGATACGCGCGCATGGGACACGGCTCTGATCGACGAGGCGGAAGCGCTGCTGCGCCGCGCCAGCAAGATGAATATGGTCGGTCGCTATCAGCTCGAGGCCGCGGTGCAATCGGCCCATGTGGTGCGGCGTCTCACCGGCGCGGCGGACTGGGCCGCAATCGAGAAGCTCTATGACGCGCTCTTCGCGCTGACCGGCTCGCCGGTCGTGGCGATCAATCGCGCGGCCGCGGTCGGTGAAACGGAAGGCCCGGCCGCAGGGCTTGCGCAACTCGATGCGCTCGCCGACGATGCGCGCCTCGCCGACTATCAACCCTATTGGGCGGTGCGCGCCACCCTTCTGGCGCGGACGGGAGATGCTGCGGCGGCCGCAAGCGCCTATGAGCGCGCGATCGGTCTCGAAAGCGATCCCGCCGTCCGCCGCTTCCTGCAAGCGCGCCGTGCGTCACTGGGACACTAA
- a CDS encoding mandelate racemase/muconate lactonizing enzyme family protein produces MTITIERVETIALRIPYDHWAPKPTFGGIARDTMDCLLLRITASNGMVGWGEAFWGGWQATHAAVEHWVAPLARGQDVSDRTIFARLERSLHNFGRSGPYIYALAGLDIALWDLRGKIEGVPVHALLGAKKRERVEVYASLIAYGGNVEHVRRNVARALERGYRHIKLHEKTTEAVAATRETTGPDIPIMVDVNCAWLPDAAHDAVMAMKPYDPLWVEEPIWPAEDVESLGKLRTATGVPLAAGENATGALEFVRLAAAGIDYLQPSAVKNGLTAQWDICRRAEQSGATCVPHSPYFGPGYLATLHLLAAKEKEVALERFFCDLGHVPYGKSVPIESGWVTVPDTPGLGPEPDAELLTRFRL; encoded by the coding sequence ATGACGATCACCATCGAACGCGTCGAAACCATCGCGCTGCGCATTCCCTACGACCACTGGGCGCCGAAGCCGACCTTCGGCGGCATCGCGCGTGACACGATGGACTGCCTGTTGCTGCGCATCACGGCGAGCAACGGGATGGTCGGCTGGGGCGAAGCCTTCTGGGGCGGCTGGCAGGCGACGCACGCGGCGGTCGAGCACTGGGTCGCGCCGCTCGCGCGCGGCCAGGACGTCAGTGACCGCACGATCTTCGCGCGCCTTGAGCGTTCGCTGCACAACTTCGGCCGCTCCGGACCTTACATCTACGCGCTCGCCGGGCTCGACATCGCGCTGTGGGATCTGCGCGGCAAGATCGAGGGCGTGCCGGTGCACGCGTTGCTTGGGGCCAAGAAGCGCGAGCGGGTCGAGGTCTATGCATCGCTCATCGCCTATGGCGGCAACGTCGAGCATGTGAGGCGCAACGTGGCGCGCGCACTGGAGCGCGGCTATCGCCACATCAAACTGCACGAGAAGACGACAGAAGCCGTTGCCGCGACGCGCGAGACGACCGGCCCGGACATCCCGATCATGGTCGATGTGAATTGCGCGTGGCTGCCGGATGCGGCGCATGATGCCGTGATGGCGATGAAGCCTTACGATCCGCTGTGGGTCGAGGAGCCGATCTGGCCGGCGGAGGACGTGGAGTCGCTCGGCAAGCTGCGCACGGCGACCGGCGTGCCGCTCGCCGCGGGCGAGAACGCGACCGGCGCGCTCGAATTCGTGCGGCTGGCGGCGGCCGGCATCGACTACCTGCAGCCGAGCGCGGTGAAGAACGGGCTCACCGCGCAATGGGACATCTGCCGCCGCGCCGAGCAAAGCGGCGCAACCTGCGTGCCGCATTCGCCCTACTTCGGACCCGGCTACCTTGCGACGCTGCACCTCCTCGCCGCCAAGGAGAAGGAAGTCGCGCTCGAGCGCTTCTTCTGCGATCTCGGCCACGTGCCGTATGGCAAGAGCGTGCCGATCGAGAGCGGCTGGGTGACCGTTCCGGACACGCCGGGTCTCGGCCCGGAGCCGGACGCCGAGCTGCTGACGCGCTTTCGCCTATAG
- a CDS encoding RidA family protein: MSIDRKDVGPRMSQVVIHGNTVYLAGVVARNASGKSMTEQTQDVLKSIDGYLAQAGTDKSKLLSANIWITDMAKFAEMNAVWDAWVSPGNTPARATVEAKLAAPGYHVEIMVVAAK, translated from the coding sequence ATGAGCATCGACCGCAAGGACGTCGGCCCGCGCATGAGCCAGGTCGTGATTCACGGCAATACGGTCTATCTGGCCGGCGTCGTCGCGCGCAACGCCTCCGGCAAGAGCATGACCGAGCAGACGCAGGACGTGCTCAAGAGCATCGACGGCTATCTGGCGCAGGCGGGCACCGACAAGTCGAAGCTCCTGTCGGCGAACATCTGGATCACCGACATGGCGAAGTTCGCCGAGATGAATGCCGTGTGGGACGCCTGGGTATCTCCCGGCAACACGCCGGCGCGCGCGACGGTCGAAGCAAAGCTCGCCGCGCCCGGCTATCACGTCGAGATCATGGTGGTGGCAGCGAAGTAG